From the genome of Streptomyces xanthophaeus:
GCCGTGGCCGCGGGGGCGACGCTGACCCTGCTGCCGCGATTCGATCCGCAGCAGGCTCTGGAGGTCATGCACCGAGACGGCGTGACCATCTTCCTGGGCGTCCCGACGATGTACTCGGCGCTGCTGCACGCCGAGCTCCCCGAGGGGTACGACGCCTCTTCGATGCGGCTGGCCGTCTCGGGAGGCGCCGCGATCCCCGTCGAAGTGCTGCACGAATTCGAACGGCGCTTCGGCGCCCCCGTACTGGAGGGCTACGGCCTCTCGGAGACGTCGCCAGTCGCTTCCTTCAACCACCCGGACCGCTCGCGCAAGGCCGGCTCCATCGGAGTGCCGATCCGCGGAGTCGAGATGAAGCTCGTCACCGAAGACGGCTCCACGGTCGGACCTGGCGAGATCGGGGAGATCGCGATCCGCGGCGAGAACGTGATGAAGGGCTACTTCAACCGCCCGACGGCGACCGCGGAGGCAGTACGCGACGGGTGGTTCCACAGTGGCGATCTGGCCCGCGTCGACGAGGAGGGCTTCTACTTCATCGTCGACCGCAAGAAGGACCTGATCATCCGCGGCGGATACAACGTGTACCCACGGGAGATCGAGGAAGTCCTGTACGGGCATCCCGCCGTCGCCGAGGTCGCGGTCGTCGGCGTGCCGCATGCGGTGCACGGCGAGGAAGTCGCGGCTGTGATCGCCCTCCGCAGCGGCGCCGATGCGACGGCCGAGGAGATCCGCGACTACGTCAAGGAACGGATGGCGGCGTACAAGTACCCCCGCATCGTCACTTTCACGACCGAACTGCCCAAGGGGCCTACGGGGAAGATCCTCAAGCGCGACATCGTCGTCGGCCCCTCCTGAGGATTTCAGGGGTCGAGCCCATCACGGTCGCCCGCCGGTGCGGGAGAGAAGGCCGCTGAGCACATGGCGCAGGGCAACGGGCAAAGGGCAGCTGGGCGAGACCACCCGCACCAGAACCGTCGCCCTTGCACGGCGGTAGGGGACGCGGGGCGCGGGGTCTCCCACCAGGCTGGAACTTCGTCGGTGTGTCCGGCGGTGGAGACGCCCCGAACGAGCCCACTTCCCGGACCAGGCAGGCCCCAGCAGTCGCAGCCTGGGCGGAACCCTGAAGGGCCACATGTCGGTCGCCCCTTGCGCGAGTGAGATGGCGAGGGCGGGGCAGGCGGACGAGAAGGACAGCAGGCAGCTCCTCGCTGTTGTCCCCATGCTCTTCAGAGCCCGCGTGCAAGGAGATCTGTCATGAACAATGCCCCGCCGGAGCCTGAACTTCCGGCTCGTGTGCCGGAGAAGCGCGACGCCGTCACTCCTGACCTTCCGCCCGCGGACCCGTCCGCCCCCGGCCTCCCGGACACCGAGGCCGGACGGCTCCTGCGCCACAGTCACGAGGAGGCCACGCGCGAGGAGGGCGAGCTGCCCGCTGCCGGCCCGGGCAACGCCGAGCCCCAGGAACCGACCGACTGATACGCGCCCGAGGGATACACGCCTGGTGACGTTGCGTCAGCCCGTGACCCCGGGCACGACCAGGCCGGTTTCGTACGCGATCACCACCGCGTGGGTCCGGTTCTGCGCGCCGAGTTTGGTCAGCACGTTCCCGACGTGCGTCTTCACCGTCTCCAGACTCACCCTGCACGACTCCGCGATGTCCGGGTTGGACCGGCCGGTGGCCATCAGACGCAACACCTCCTCCTCCCGGCCCGTCAGCGCCGCCTGCGGCAGCGCCTCGGCGGATCCCCGCGGGAGGGCAGTGACCATCTGGCGCAGAGCCGCCGGGAAGAGGATCGCCTCGCCCGCCGCGACCACCCGCACCGCCTCCGCGATCCTGGGGACGGGGAGCCGCTTGAGCACGAAGCCGCTGGCCCCGGCGCTGAGTGCGGCGGTGACGTAGTCGTCGTTCTCGAAGGTGGTGATCACCACGACTTTCGGCGGGTCCCCCGGCCCGGCAAGGAGCTGCCGGGTGGCCTCGATGCCGTTGCGGCGCGGCATCCGTACGTCCATCAAGACCACGTCCGGCCGCAACTGCCGTGCCCGCTCGACTGCTTCGATGCCGTCGACGGCCTCCCCGACGACGGCGATCCCGGGCTGCATGGCGAGCAGCGTGCGGAGACCGCTGCGGGTCACCTCGTCGTCGTCCGCGATCAGCAGGGTGGTGCAGCTGGAGTCACCGGCGGCGTCAGTCGTGACGGCTGCGCCCGTGTCGGGGCCGGTCGCGACCGCTGCGCCCGCGTGTGAGCCGATCATGCGGGCAAGCGTACCGGCAGCCGGACCGCGAGCCGCCAGTGCTCGGGCCCGTCCGGACCGGCCTCGATCTCACCGTGCAGGAGCCGCACGCGCTCCAAGAGGCCGGGCAGGCCGTGTCCGGACGTCGGGAAGGCACCCGGGCTCGTTTCGCTCCCGGCTCCGGTCCGGTTGACCACGCCGAGCTCCAACGAGTCCGGGGCGGTCGCCACCTTGACCCGGATAGGACCACCCGCGCCGTGTCGCAGCGCGTTCGTCAGCCCTTCCTGCAGGATCCGGTACGCCGCCCGGGAGAGCGTCCCCTGCACCTGCGCGTAGTCACCCGACAGCTCCGGCTCCACCACCGCGCCCGCGTGCCGCAGCCGGTCGAGCAGCTCGGGCAGGTCGGCCAGGGTCCGGGCCGGCGCCCTGCCCGCTTTCTCCTCGCGCAGCATGCCCAGCACATAGTCCAGGTCCTCGAGGGCGGCCCGGGTCGACTCCTCGATGCTGCGCAGGGCGGCCCGCGCCGCCACCGGGTCGGCACAGAGCATCTCGCCCGCCACCGCTGCCTGGATCGTGGCGGCCGTCAGCGTATGGCCGATCGAGTCGTGCAACTCGTGAGCCAGCCGGTTGCGTTCGGCCAGTACCCGCTCCCGCTCGGCCGCCAACCCGAGCCGCTCGGCCGGCGACGGACCCAGCAGCCTGGGCGCCAGCCACCGCAGGGCGTACGTCACCGCCAGACACAGAGCCGCCGCCAGCAGCAGGCAGCCGAGCGCCGCTGCCCAGCTCTGCCAGCCGCTCTCCGCCCGCAGCGACCAGCCGTTCACACTCACCCCGGCCTCGGCGCCGGCCCAACCACCGGGAAGGAGCAGGCCCGCGACGAACAGCAGGATGCTCAACTGTGCCCCCGCCCAGCCCAGCGCCACATGCGACAGCAGCCAGAGCGGCGTCCGCAGGCGGTCGGCGCCCGATGCCGTGGAAGGAGCCGCCCCGTCACCCGGCGATCCCGCCCGCGGACGCTCGCCCACGGGATCCGGCAACGGCACCCCCAGCATCCGCCGTGCGCAAGCGATCAGCACTCGCCGCGTGGTGCGTGCCAGCCCGACCACTCCGATCAGTACGGCCCAGACCAGCACGGTCAGAGCGAACTGCACACCCGAAGAAGCGGATGGCCACGCCACCGCCGGCAGTGCCGCGAAAGGCAGCAAGGGAAGGCTCGCCAACGCGCCGCAATAGGCGAATAGCGCACCCGAATACGTGGAGCCGCGCAGCAGCGGCCGGATCCCTCTGATCATGGCCAGGTAAGTATGACCGGACGGCTCACCGGCGTCCTCCCCCGATCGGGGGAGGCAACCCTCCCGCCTTCCCGCGATGTGCCCGTGGGCCCCCGCAACCAGAATCAGGGGCTCACCAGTTGACGGAACGGAAGGACGGGATGATGAACGCTCAGGGAATCGAGACGCCGCTGAATCACACGGTGTCCGCCCAGCACCACGCCGCACCGAACGGAAGGGCACCTCACCCGACAGCACCGACGAACAGCCTGGCCACAGCCGCCATGACACTGGGCATCATCGGCCTGTGCACGTCGGTCGTCTTCATCGGCGGCCCGCTCGCCGTGATCGGCCTGATCATGGGCATCGCCGCTCTGATGGCGTCCAAGCAAACCCGCAGGGGACGGGGCAAGGCCATCACCGCCGTGGTGACGTCGTCCCTCGCGATCGCGGTGTCCGGGCTGGTCGCCGTCCTCATGGTCTGGTACGCGAACAAGACGCAGGAGTGCTACCAGCCCGACAGCTTCCAGCAGTACACGCAGTGCATCCGCGAGCACCTGAACGGACACTGAACGGCCTTCCCGTTCCCTCACCGGCGAACCGGCCGCCCGCTCTCCCCGGCAAGGACCCGCAAGCTCCCTACTCGTCGCCGGCCGCGCGGCAGCCACCCTCGCGGCGCCGACACCCGCAAAGGCCTTCGCCGCGTCCACGGCATCCGACACCTCCACTGCCCTCCGGTGGAAACGCTGCGACGCGAGAGGCCCCGGCACCTTCCGGTGCGCGACGGCTGACGGCCGGGCGGTCAGGGTCAGCCCGCCTGGGCTGCAGTGCGGTCACCGGGATGGAGGACCTGGAGGGCGAACTCGGCTTCGATCCGGCGGCATTCGACCTGCACCCGGAGGGCCTCCTGATGCCGGCGCGGTCGGCAGCCGTCTTCGCGGACGAGGGTGGCGACGAGAGGGTGGCGGCGGAATCTCGGCCCGGGCCAGGGGCGAGCTCGGGCAGCCAAGACACCACCAGGACCTCTGACCGTCACGCTCCTTACAGGGTGCCGCGCCTGAACAGGGCTTCGGCGGCGTGGAGTTCGCCTGCCCCCAGGCCGAGGCGGTTCGCGAGGGCTGCGGCCTGGGTGGAGACGACCTCGCGCGAGCGGATGCCGTGCGCCGGAAGCCCTGGGAGCGGATGTCGGCTCGTACGGCATCGCCGGGCGGCTGCGGTCCTTGCAGCTCGGCCGACCGTAGAGGAGCAGAGCTACGGCCCTCACGGCCTCACCCCTTGATCGAGCGGCCGTCGAGGTGGACGGCACAGGTGTGGCGGTGGTCGATCCTGGTCTTCGGCGAGCCGTTCAACGCCGGTCCGGGCATGCACGACATCCACCAGAACCAGGGCGCCCCGTACGGCAGTCAGTGGTGGCCGGAGAACGGCGCCCGGCAGGACAGCGGGACCATGACCCCCGCCGGACATCCCGTATGGCCCCGGGCAAACCCGTGCGAGCCGAGTTCCGTCGGAGGAGTGAACTATCCGAGTATCGAAACGATTTTTCATTTATCACCCCTTTGTGGATCTTCTAGGCTTTTAGGCGACACAAAGGGGTGGCCGATGGCGGGCAAACTGGACTCGGCGCTCGTCGCGCAGGTGCACGCGCTGAAGGCGGCTGCCCTGCTGGGCGACGAGACCGCTCCGCCGCTGTCGGGGACGGTCAAGGTGCTGATCCATGTGACCGGTGAGCTGGCCGCCGCCGAGGCGGCCGGTTTCGTCACCGAGATCAGCACCGGGGAGATCGCGCTCGGCACGGCGGCCGTCGCCGATCTGGAGCGGATCGCCGCGCTGGACGACGTGGAGCGGATCGAGAGCAACGGCCGCGGCCGATCGCTCGCACCCGGGTACGCGGACGGCGGCGCCGCAGAGCTGTCGGCATGGCAGGAGGCGGCCGCGGCTGCCGTCCCCGACGTGGACGGCAGCGGGGTCGTCCTCGGCATCATCGACAGCGGCATCGACATCCACCATGCCGCGTTCCGGAAGGACGGGCACACCAGCATCACCGCACTGGTGGACTTCACGCTCTGCCAGACGGTCAAGGCGACCGAGCACCTGACGGCCCCGGGCATGACGCTGCGGTGGATCCCTCCGAAGACTCCCTTCGTGGAGTCTCCGCGCGAGGTCACCATCACGTCGACATTCCCCACGACCAGTGCCGACGTCGAGCAGGCGTGGCGCAGCGCCACCCCCGAGATCGGGCCGGGCGACGTCCGGGTGACGGGGGGCCCGTTCCCCGCGAACCCGCTCACGATCAGGTTCGGCGGCAAGTACAACACCGATGTGACCGACAGCCGGCTGCTGCCCGACATCGTGTGCGCGCCCTCCCCCGACCGGCCCGGATCTGCCCAGTTCACCGTCTCCCGCAGCCCTCTCGTTTTCGACCGGGCGGCGATCGACGAGGCCCTGCGGACCCAGGACCTCGACTTCCCGTTCCGCGATCCCCTTGGACACGGCACCTCCATGGCGTCCATCGCCTCGGGAGTGGTACCGCAGAACACCGGATGCCTCGACCCGAAGCCGCGCACCCTCGGCGGGATGGCACCCGGGGCGGACCTGATCGTCGCCCGGACCACCTTCACCGACGACACCACCATTCGAGCCACCACCTGGCTCTTCGACTACGCGGCCCAGCACAGCCGGCCGGTCGTCGTCAGCATGAGCTTCGGCACCGAGATGGGGCCGCATGACGGCACGACCCTGATCGAACGCTTCCTGGACGGCCAGCTCGCCGGCACGAAGGGGCGGGCGATCGTCGTCGCCGCGGGCAATGAGGGCGGCTTCTTCCCCACGGGGCCGCTGGCAAAACTGCCCCCGCTGCCGAGGGGCATCGGCTCGGCCGGACTGCACGCCCGGACAGCGGTCGCGGCGGGGGGCGACGCCTCGGTCGACCTCATCGTCGGATTCGGTGACCACGCCCAGGACACGTTCGAGATCTGGTACGCGGGAGCGTCCCGGCTCGGCTTCTCGCTGACCGCCCCTCAGCACGTCGGCGGGCACACGACGGCGCCCCTGGTGGGGCCGTCCACGGATCCGGTGCCAGCTCCGAAGCAGCTGAAACTCGACGATCACCTGGTGACCGTCACCTCGGCCTTGAACATCCCGCCGTCCGGCAAGCACCACATCTACGTCACGATCGAACCCCCCGCAGATCCGCGCCGGATCGCCAAGGGCACATGGAAGATCAGGCTCCATGAGACGGCCGGGGCGCCGACGCAAGCCGACTGCTGGGTGTTCGGCGGCGGCGATGATCCTGTGGCCCGGATCGCCTACGAGCAGCAGGACCAGTCCCGGACCCTCGACTCCCCTGCCTGCGCCCACTTCGTCCTGTCCGTGGGGGCGTACAACCCGCAAACCCTGCTGCTGTACGCCTACTCCAGCAGGGGGCCGACGACCGACGGCCGGACCAGGCCCAAACCCGAGGTGTGCGCACCCGGCGTCGGCATCTGGGCCGCGACGAGCGGGCGCGGCCGGGTCAGCACCTACGCGGCGCACAACGGGACGAGCTGCGCCGTGCCGTACGTGGCAGGCGTGGCCGCGCTGATGCTCGCGGTCGACGCGGACCTGACGTACGACGACATCACCCGGCGCATCCAGGAGTCCTGCGATCCTCCCGTGCCCCATTCCCCTCCCGAACAGCTCGACAGCGGCTGGGGATACGGCCGGGTGAATCCGCAGCGGGCCGTGGAGCGGGCCCGGGGCGCGACACCCGCCGACAGCGGCCCGGTCCTCCTGCCGCCCGCCGCTTACCCGGCCCTGTCCCTTCCCACGCGCAGGCTCGCCGCCCAGCTGCGGCGGCGAGCCGAGGCGAGTGCGGCGGGCCGGACGCTGGCCGAGCTCGTCTCGCGCCATGCCGAGGAGGTACGGCGACTGGTCTCCACCGAGCGCCGCGTCACCGTGGCCTGGCACCGGATGCAGGGCCCTTCCCTGCTCAGGTGGGTGCTGGGCGACCCGCACCGCGAGGTCCTGGTTCCGCGGGTCCTCGGCGGCACGCTGCTGACGTCCGGGCTGGGCCGGCTGCTCGACGAACTCTCCCACGCGGGGAGTTCCGGCCTGCGCGCCGACATCGCCGCCCACCGCTCGCTCGCCCTCGCCCTGCCCGGCGTACGCCTGGCCGACCTCGCCCACGACGAGACTCCCGGGGAGGTGGTCTGACATGACCGCCGGAACGCTGGAGCTGCTCGCCCGGGAGATCGCCCGCGCGCTGGAGAGCCTGGGGCACCGGCTCGCCGACGGGAAGGGCGAGGGGTACCTCCTGGATCTCGGGTTCTGCCTGCCCGGTGGCCTCGGCCCGGCCCGTGACGCGCTGAGCACCGCGGCCGTGCAGGCGAGCGGGCTGGCATCGGCCATCTCCTCGCTCACCGAGGCGATCGACAGCGACGTCCCGGCACGCATCGTCCGGGAGGGCGCGGACCTGCTCGCCGTGGTGAGCCAGGTCCTCGGGGCGGTCACGGCCATGGGTGACGCGCTCGACCAGGCGGTGGCCGGGGCGCCCGGGCTGAGCGACGCCCAGCGGGCCCGGCTGCGGGCCGAGGCGCTGAAGATGCCCGGGCGGCTGCTCGACGACGCCGTGATCTCCTATCTGGAGGACAAGAGCCTGGGCGCGGTCGAGCTGCTGGGCCTGCTCGGGGTCATCGATACGTCGGTGAGCGGCGCCGACCCCGCCGACCCCACCGTCCTGCCCACCCGCTACCGGGTCCTCCGCCTCGACCGGCTGCTCTCGCTGATCACCGACCCGGCCGGGTACCTGGCGGAGGTCTTCGACTTCGGCAATCCCGGCTTCAACGGCGCCAAGCTGCTGCGCCGCATCGCCGGCTGGCTGGAGGACCACGACCTGGAGTTCCTGTACTCCGATCAGCCCGAAGGCTCGGACGTGCCGGAAGCGCTGGACGCCTTCCTGGTCCGGCTGGACGTCGACCGCACCACCTCTCCGCCCACGCTGGC
Proteins encoded in this window:
- a CDS encoding sensor histidine kinase, whose protein sequence is MQFALTVLVWAVLIGVVGLARTTRRVLIACARRMLGVPLPDPVGERPRAGSPGDGAAPSTASGADRLRTPLWLLSHVALGWAGAQLSILLFVAGLLLPGGWAGAEAGVSVNGWSLRAESGWQSWAAALGCLLLAAALCLAVTYALRWLAPRLLGPSPAERLGLAAERERVLAERNRLAHELHDSIGHTLTAATIQAAVAGEMLCADPVAARAALRSIEESTRAALEDLDYVLGMLREEKAGRAPARTLADLPELLDRLRHAGAVVEPELSGDYAQVQGTLSRAAYRILQEGLTNALRHGAGGPIRVKVATAPDSLELGVVNRTGAGSETSPGAFPTSGHGLPGLLERVRLLHGEIEAGPDGPEHWRLAVRLPVRLPA
- a CDS encoding response regulator transcription factor, whose amino-acid sequence is MIGSHAGAAVATGPDTGAAVTTDAAGDSSCTTLLIADDDEVTRSGLRTLLAMQPGIAVVGEAVDGIEAVERARQLRPDVVLMDVRMPRRNGIEATRQLLAGPGDPPKVVVITTFENDDYVTAALSAGASGFVLKRLPVPRIAEAVRVVAAGEAILFPAALRQMVTALPRGSAEALPQAALTGREEEVLRLMATGRSNPDIAESCRVSLETVKTHVGNVLTKLGAQNRTHAVVIAYETGLVVPGVTG
- a CDS encoding DUF4190 domain-containing protein, which gives rise to MTLGIIGLCTSVVFIGGPLAVIGLIMGIAALMASKQTRRGRGKAITAVVTSSLAIAVSGLVAVLMVWYANKTQECYQPDSFQQYTQCIREHLNGH
- a CDS encoding long-chain-fatty-acid--CoA ligase; amino-acid sequence: MTNLAAILVNSAIACRDRVAVRHDDTTLTYAELDDLSARFAAVLQERGLRPGDRVAMALPNVPLFPVVYYGILRAGGVVVPMNPLLKAREVAYVLRDCGTQVAVAFPLFAEEVAKAAAEVGVECLVTEASAFHDLLMAAEPLSGTVERQEDDPALILYTSGTTGTPKGAELTHRNLVSNTATTAETLLHVGPHDVLFGGLPLFHAFGQTCALNTAVAAGATLTLLPRFDPQQALEVMHRDGVTIFLGVPTMYSALLHAELPEGYDASSMRLAVSGGAAIPVEVLHEFERRFGAPVLEGYGLSETSPVASFNHPDRSRKAGSIGVPIRGVEMKLVTEDGSTVGPGEIGEIAIRGENVMKGYFNRPTATAEAVRDGWFHSGDLARVDEEGFYFIVDRKKDLIIRGGYNVYPREIEEVLYGHPAVAEVAVVGVPHAVHGEEVAAVIALRSGADATAEEIRDYVKERMAAYKYPRIVTFTTELPKGPTGKILKRDIVVGPS
- a CDS encoding S8 family serine peptidase — protein: MAGKLDSALVAQVHALKAAALLGDETAPPLSGTVKVLIHVTGELAAAEAAGFVTEISTGEIALGTAAVADLERIAALDDVERIESNGRGRSLAPGYADGGAAELSAWQEAAAAAVPDVDGSGVVLGIIDSGIDIHHAAFRKDGHTSITALVDFTLCQTVKATEHLTAPGMTLRWIPPKTPFVESPREVTITSTFPTTSADVEQAWRSATPEIGPGDVRVTGGPFPANPLTIRFGGKYNTDVTDSRLLPDIVCAPSPDRPGSAQFTVSRSPLVFDRAAIDEALRTQDLDFPFRDPLGHGTSMASIASGVVPQNTGCLDPKPRTLGGMAPGADLIVARTTFTDDTTIRATTWLFDYAAQHSRPVVVSMSFGTEMGPHDGTTLIERFLDGQLAGTKGRAIVVAAGNEGGFFPTGPLAKLPPLPRGIGSAGLHARTAVAAGGDASVDLIVGFGDHAQDTFEIWYAGASRLGFSLTAPQHVGGHTTAPLVGPSTDPVPAPKQLKLDDHLVTVTSALNIPPSGKHHIYVTIEPPADPRRIAKGTWKIRLHETAGAPTQADCWVFGGGDDPVARIAYEQQDQSRTLDSPACAHFVLSVGAYNPQTLLLYAYSSRGPTTDGRTRPKPEVCAPGVGIWAATSGRGRVSTYAAHNGTSCAVPYVAGVAALMLAVDADLTYDDITRRIQESCDPPVPHSPPEQLDSGWGYGRVNPQRAVERARGATPADSGPVLLPPAAYPALSLPTRRLAAQLRRRAEASAAGRTLAELVSRHAEEVRRLVSTERRVTVAWHRMQGPSLLRWVLGDPHREVLVPRVLGGTLLTSGLGRLLDELSHAGSSGLRADIAAHRSLALALPGVRLADLAHDETPGEVV